The proteins below are encoded in one region of Ricinus communis isolate WT05 ecotype wild-type chromosome 6, ASM1957865v1, whole genome shotgun sequence:
- the LOC8282048 gene encoding acyl-CoA--sterol O-acyltransferase 1, translated as MEGEIQNFIWVWITVFISLCYCYAIGKFISKGTKRLLFILPVVCFFLYLPLNLFSPHLGGTTAFFIAWLANFKLLLFAFGKGPLSSDPSISLPLFTAVSCLPIKIQKENPSPKSYQNGHNPQNSSNPSQNSQIREDPSPRKLRDSFLNYAIKGILVAVMVRVYDYSDHIHPRIILFLYAFHIYFLLELNLAITAALARTLLGIELEPQFNEPYLSTSLQDFWGKRWNLMVTSILRPTVYEPTRNIFSRAIGRKWATLPAVFGTFVVSALMHELMFYYLGRTTPTGDISVFFLLHGFCLTAEIAFKKWLNGRWQLPGLVSGILTVGFVMSTGFWLFFPNFMHSQIDVRAFEDYATVVAFLKNTSENVMRF; from the coding sequence atggAGGGTGAAATACAGAACTTCATATGGGTATGGATTACAGTCTTCATATCTTTATGCTATTGTTATGCAATTGGGAAATTTATATCTAAAGGCACCAAAAGACTACTTTTTATCCTTCCGGTcgtttgcttttttctttatcttcccCTCAATCTCTTCTCTCCCCATCTTGGCGGGACAACTGCATTTTTCATTGCTTGGCTTGCTAACTTCAAGCTCCTTCTCTTTGCTTTTGGTAAAGGTCCTTTATCTTCAGATCCATCAATTTCTCTTCCACTTTTTACTGCTGTTTCTTGCTTACCAATCAAGATCCAAAAGGAAAACCCATCTCCAAAATCATATCAAAATGGCCATAACCCTCAAAACTCATCAAATCCATCTCAGAATAGCCAAATCAGAGAAGACCCATCTCCTAGAAAGTTAAGAGATAGCTTTCTGAACTATGCAATAAAGGGTATACTTGTAGCAGTTATGGTACGAGTATATGATTACAGCGACCATATTCACCCTAGAATCATATTATTCCTCTATGCTTTCCATATCTATTTTCTTCTTGAGCTCAATCTAGCCATAACTGCAGCCCTGGCTCGAACCCTACTAGGCATAGAGCTCGAGCCACAGTTCAATGAGCCTTACCTCTCTACATCGCTTCAAGATTTTTGGGGCAAGAGATGGAACCTCATGGTCACTAGTATCCTACGCCCTACCGTATATGAACCCACCCGCAACATTTTCTCACGCGCCATTGGTCGGAAGTGGGCTACACTCCCAGCTGTTTTCGGGACATTTGTTGTGTCAGCGCTAATGCACGAGCTGATGTTTTATTACTTGGGGCGCACGACACCGACAGGAGATATCTCGGTGTTCTTCCTTTTACATGGATTCTGTTTAACGGCTGAGATTGCATTTAAGAAATGGTTAAATGGCAGGTGGCAGTTGCCAGGACTTGTATCTGGAATCCTGACCGTTGGATTTGTAATGAGTACTGGATTTTGGCTGTTTttcccaaattttatgcatagtCAGATTGATGTTAGGGCGTTTGAAGATTACGCGACAGTAGTCGCGTTCTTGAAGAATACGAGTGAAAATGTAATGCGTTTTTAG
- the LOC8282049 gene encoding acyl-CoA--sterol O-acyltransferase 1, whose amino-acid sequence MEGEIYNLICVWITVLVTLCYCYAIGKLVSQGTKRLLFILPVVCLFLFLPLNLFSPQLCGLTAFFIAWLANFKLLLFAFGKGPLSSDPSISLPVFVAVSCLPIKIQKNPSPKSHPKNSPNPSPNGQIKEDPSPKILKDGFLDYAVKATLVALMVRVYDYSDHIHPRIVLVIYVLHVYLFLELNLAITAALARIILGIELEPQFNDPYLSTSLQDFWGKRWNLMVTNILRLTVYEPICNLSSRALGLKRSRLLAVWLTFLVSALMHEVLFYYLARARPTGDISAFFLLNGLCLTAEINLKMWLNGRWQLPRLVSRFLTIGFVTTTGLWLFFPMFVRHQIDVRAFEDLAVLAVFLKNVGETVTGFWRGH is encoded by the coding sequence atggagggtgaaatatataacttaatttGTGTATGGATTACAGTCTTGGTTACTTTATGTTATTGTTATGCAATTGGAAAACTTGTCTCTCAAGGCACCAAAAGACTGCTTTTCATCCTTCCAGTTGTTTGCCTATTTCTGTTTCTTCCTCTCAATCTTTTTTCTCCTCAACTTTGTGGACTAACTGCATTTTTCATTGCCTGGCTTGCTAATTTCAAGCTCCTTCTCTTTGCTTTTGGTAAAGGCCCTTTATCTTCAGATCCATCAATTTCTCTTCCAGTTTTTGTTGCTGTTTCTTGCTTACCAATCAAGATCCAAAAAAACCCGTCTCCAAAATCACATCCAAAGAACTCACCAAACCCATCTCCAAACGGCCAAATCAAAGAAGACCCATCtcctaaaatattaaaagatggCTTTCTAGACTATGCAGTTAAGGCCACCCTTGTGGCACTTATGGTACGAGTATATGATTACAGCGACCATATTCACCCTCGTATCGTTCTAGTCATCTATGTTCTCCATGTCTACTTGTTTCTTGAGCTCAATCTAGCCATAACTGCAGCCCTGGCTCGAATCATACTAGGCATAGAGCTCGAGCCACAGTTCAATGACCCTTACCTCTCTACGTCACTTCAAGATTTTTGGGGCAAAAGATGGAACCTCATGGTTACTAATATCCTACGCCTTACAGTGTACGAACCCATCTGCAACCTTTCCTCACGAGCCCTTGGCCTGAAGCGAAGTAGACTCCTAGCCGTTTGGTTGACGTTTCTTGTGTCGGCGTTAATGCACGAGGTGCTGTTCTATTACTTGGCGCGCGCGAGACCCACAGGAGATATCTCGGCGTTCTTTCTCTTAAATGGATTGTGTTTAACGGCTGAGATTAATTTAAAGATGTGGTTAAACGGCAGGTGGCAGCTGCCAAGACTTGTATCTAGATTCCTGACCATTGGATTCGTTACAACAACCGGATTGTGGCTGTTTTTTCCAATGTTTGTACGCCATCAGATTGATGTTAGAGCGTTTGAAGATCTCGCGGTGTTAGCTGTATTTCTGAAGAATGTGGGTGAAACTGTAACGGGCTTCTGGAGGGGTCATTAA